One window from the genome of Echinicola vietnamensis DSM 17526 encodes:
- a CDS encoding TRAP transporter large permease, with protein sequence MEYITIIILVLSFITLMGLGVPVAWSLGFSSLLTLMVTVAAVPSMTTIAQRMGAGLNSFSLLAIPFFILAGEIMNKGGIANRLINLAKALTGKLPGGLLYVNVIAAMLFGAIAGSAVAAASALGGILGKRMEDEGYPKELGVAVNVTSSTTGLVIPPSNVLIVYSLASGGVSIAALFVAGYIPGLFMGLLLMLTAAYFIKKKKLPAGEPTSFKELGKVFFSAAPSLTLLVIVIGGIVMGVFTATEASAIAVLYCLGLSFFYGELKPRDLPAILLKSSATTAVVAMLIATSMAMSWVMSSEDIPQSISAVLLSLSDNKFVILIIINLILLFVGIFMDMTPAVLIFTPIFLPVVTELGIDPVHFGIIMVLNLCIGLCTPPVGSVLFIGVGVAKTSISNVVKPLLPFFIAMIIGLAVITIWPQLTLWLPSLFGL encoded by the coding sequence ATGGAATACATCACCATAATCATATTAGTATTAAGTTTTATAACGCTGATGGGACTAGGTGTACCCGTCGCATGGAGCCTCGGTTTTTCCAGTTTGTTGACATTGATGGTAACCGTAGCGGCTGTTCCATCTATGACGACCATCGCCCAACGAATGGGTGCGGGGTTAAATAGTTTTTCACTCTTGGCCATTCCCTTTTTTATTCTGGCTGGAGAAATCATGAACAAGGGAGGGATCGCCAATCGGCTCATTAACCTCGCAAAAGCCCTTACTGGAAAACTTCCGGGAGGACTACTATATGTGAATGTTATCGCTGCCATGCTGTTTGGGGCGATCGCAGGATCAGCCGTAGCAGCGGCGTCTGCATTGGGCGGAATTTTAGGAAAAAGAATGGAAGACGAAGGTTACCCTAAAGAACTTGGAGTAGCGGTAAATGTGACTTCATCCACCACAGGGCTCGTCATTCCTCCTTCCAATGTATTGATTGTTTATTCTTTGGCCAGTGGCGGAGTATCCATTGCAGCCCTATTTGTAGCCGGATATATTCCTGGTCTGTTCATGGGACTTTTACTCATGCTTACTGCCGCCTATTTTATCAAGAAAAAGAAACTGCCTGCTGGAGAGCCTACTTCATTTAAAGAATTGGGAAAAGTGTTCTTTTCTGCTGCACCCAGCTTGACCTTATTGGTAATCGTAATTGGGGGAATCGTCATGGGGGTGTTTACCGCCACGGAAGCATCAGCTATCGCCGTTTTATACTGCTTGGGACTTTCTTTCTTTTATGGGGAGTTAAAACCCAGGGATTTACCGGCCATTTTGCTCAAATCATCTGCCACTACTGCAGTGGTAGCCATGTTGATCGCTACCTCCATGGCCATGTCTTGGGTGATGTCCAGTGAAGATATTCCGCAGTCCATTAGTGCTGTGTTACTTTCATTAAGTGATAACAAGTTTGTCATCCTTATTATCATCAACCTAATCTTACTTTTTGTTGGGATCTTCATGGACATGACACCTGCGGTATTGATCTTTACGCCGATATTCTTGCCAGTAGTCACCGAATTGGGTATCGATCCTGTGCACTTTGGTATTATCATGGTACTTAACCTTTGTATAGGTTTGTGTACGCCACCTGTAGGTTCGGTGTTGTTCATTGGGGTAGGTGTGGCCAAGACCTCTATCTCCAATGTCGTCAAGCCGTTGCTGCCTTTCTTTATTGCCATGATCATTGGATTGGCAGTGATTACCATCTGGCCGCAACTTACCCTTTGGCTACCAAGTTTATTTGGACTTTAA
- a CDS encoding glycerophosphodiester phosphodiesterase: MDFHHNKIIAHRGAWKEFNFPQNSLASLERAVELGCEGSEFDVWMTADSVLVVNHDADFEGMVIEESTYAELLTIKHKNGEKISTVEEYLKKGMEQRSTKLIFEIKPSKISTERSEFIAEQSVKTVQRLGAEKWVDYITFSYEGGLRAIALDPSANVAYLGGDKSPAALHEAGFFGFDYNIKLLRQKPEWIKEAQNLGLTVNAWTVNKKADMQWLLDQNVDFITTDEPEMLFKLINE, encoded by the coding sequence ATGGATTTCCACCACAATAAAATCATTGCACACCGAGGTGCTTGGAAAGAATTTAATTTCCCTCAAAATTCCTTAGCATCCTTAGAAAGAGCTGTTGAACTCGGCTGTGAGGGGTCTGAGTTTGATGTTTGGATGACTGCAGACAGTGTATTGGTCGTGAATCATGATGCTGATTTTGAAGGGATGGTCATCGAAGAAAGTACCTATGCAGAACTGCTGACCATAAAACATAAAAATGGCGAGAAGATTTCTACGGTGGAAGAATACCTGAAAAAGGGAATGGAACAAAGATCCACGAAACTGATTTTTGAAATTAAGCCTTCCAAAATAAGTACAGAAAGGAGCGAGTTTATAGCGGAACAGTCTGTCAAAACTGTACAGCGTCTAGGGGCTGAAAAATGGGTGGATTATATTACTTTTAGTTATGAAGGGGGCCTTCGTGCCATCGCCCTTGATCCATCAGCGAATGTCGCATACCTTGGTGGTGATAAATCCCCTGCAGCACTTCATGAAGCTGGGTTCTTTGGGTTTGATTATAATATCAAGCTTTTGCGTCAAAAGCCTGAATGGATCAAGGAAGCGCAGAATCTAGGATTGACGGTAAATGCCTGGACGGTAAATAAGAAAGCGGATATGCAATGGCTCCTCGACCAAAATGTGGACTTCATCACCACTGACGAACCGGAAATGCTTTTTAAGTTGATCAATGAATAA
- a CDS encoding acyl-CoA dehydrogenase family protein → MHNLLGFSQENSSSSNEVVDDHFSTSKNYFVSDKILVHFLQKEFSSTVWSFIQARLTKLGKNAASNMDELSMTADKNPPKLVKRDLFGRDIQKITYHPAYKALLKIAVDAGILSIKWNPTFRSVYKGQLHRMGFSLAFIYGMGESGVSCPLCMTDGAAMILDKYLPPGDSKRFIEHIYTSEVEHLYTGAMFLTEKAGGSDVGANQLLATKVGESSYLLNGEKWFCSNASAEIKLVLARTDSGIKGTQGLSLFLVENSQFDDSGGTMEYVRLKDKLGVKSMATAEINFKNTQATIIGKEGEGFKIMTEMINLSRLWNAVISIAGLRRCLIEAYQFLCFRHTFGKRALEHALVRNKLYELASRYVADFYLTWKTIGMLDKLEAGEDEYQSMLRVLIPMVKKKSAETSVYAIRECMELLGGLGYIEEGVLPKFMRDSMVLPIWEGTGNMMILDTLRACHKGDGLEKLVHQTKESLAKKPGMNKELANFNYILGQLDTLEVVDRETAEYNAKEIFEKMTLYIQLGFLINQEDRESASWIRPTIHWLRHQLSDKKELIKSPITTEEIIRMIAWGF, encoded by the coding sequence ATGCATAACCTATTGGGTTTTTCTCAGGAAAATTCTTCTTCGTCAAACGAGGTAGTGGATGATCATTTTTCTACTAGTAAAAACTATTTTGTTAGTGATAAAATTCTAGTTCATTTTTTACAAAAAGAGTTTTCTTCCACTGTTTGGTCTTTTATCCAAGCGCGGCTCACTAAGCTAGGAAAGAATGCAGCTTCGAATATGGATGAGCTTTCTATGACGGCAGATAAAAACCCTCCCAAGCTCGTCAAAAGAGATTTATTTGGGAGGGATATCCAAAAGATTACCTATCATCCTGCGTACAAGGCCTTATTGAAAATAGCGGTAGACGCAGGAATCCTAAGCATAAAATGGAACCCTACATTTCGGTCAGTGTACAAAGGCCAGTTGCACCGCATGGGCTTTAGTCTTGCCTTTATTTATGGAATGGGGGAGAGTGGCGTATCTTGTCCGCTGTGCATGACGGATGGAGCTGCCATGATTCTGGATAAATACTTGCCCCCTGGAGATAGTAAACGATTCATCGAACATATTTATACGAGTGAGGTCGAGCATTTGTATACTGGCGCCATGTTTTTGACCGAAAAAGCAGGAGGTTCAGATGTTGGTGCAAACCAATTACTGGCCACTAAAGTAGGGGAATCCTCTTATCTTCTAAATGGAGAAAAATGGTTTTGCAGTAATGCATCTGCAGAAATCAAATTGGTACTTGCCAGAACAGATAGTGGTATTAAGGGTACGCAAGGATTATCGTTGTTTCTTGTTGAGAACAGTCAATTTGACGACAGTGGTGGGACAATGGAATATGTCCGACTGAAAGATAAGTTAGGGGTCAAATCTATGGCTACGGCAGAAATCAATTTTAAAAATACCCAAGCCACCATAATTGGAAAAGAGGGCGAGGGGTTCAAGATCATGACCGAAATGATCAACCTTTCCCGCTTATGGAATGCCGTCATTTCCATAGCGGGTCTTAGGAGATGCCTGATCGAAGCTTACCAGTTTTTATGCTTTCGGCATACATTTGGCAAGCGAGCACTAGAACATGCGTTGGTCAGGAATAAACTTTATGAATTGGCATCCCGTTATGTGGCTGACTTTTACCTCACTTGGAAGACGATAGGCATGTTGGACAAGTTGGAAGCGGGTGAAGATGAATACCAAAGTATGTTAAGAGTCCTCATCCCAATGGTAAAGAAGAAAAGTGCGGAAACAAGCGTTTATGCGATCAGGGAGTGCATGGAGCTTTTGGGAGGATTGGGCTATATTGAAGAAGGTGTTTTGCCCAAATTCATGCGGGACAGTATGGTATTACCGATATGGGAAGGTACCGGAAATATGATGATTTTAGACACCCTTAGGGCATGTCATAAAGGTGATGGCCTGGAAAAACTTGTCCATCAGACCAAGGAGTCTTTGGCCAAAAAGCCTGGAATGAATAAGGAACTCGCCAATTTTAATTATATACTGGGGCAACTAGACACGCTTGAAGTGGTGGACCGGGAAACAGCAGAATATAACGCAAAAGAAATTTTCGAGAAGATGACACTTTACATCCAGTTGGGATTCCTCATCAACCAAGAGGACCGTGAGAGTGCTTCTTGGATAAGGCCTACCATACACTGGCTAAGACACCAGCTTTCTGATAAAAAGGAATTGATAAAGTCTCCCATTACCACTGAGGAGATCATTAGGATGATTGCCTGGGGCTTTTAA
- a CDS encoding sugar kinase: MNKRVITLGEIMMRLSTPGHERFVSSNQYNIVYGGAEANVAISLANWGISTAHVTAFPNNDIGKAALQYLRYAGLDTQYVYFEEGRMGLYFVENGAMQRSSKIIYDRFDSVFANFDGDKIDWKAVFKGADWFHWTGITPAISASAAKICTEAVNAASELGVKISGDINYRRNLWQYGKQPLDIMPDLIAKTNVVIAGLTDFENCMDIHEQDYEAACKKAQEKCPSIEYISTTHRNSISASHNGLSGVLWNGHELLESKSYDMTHIVDRVGGGDAYMAGLIYGLLEGEDQAALEYAVAASVLKHSIPGDANFVTVDEVSQLVKGENVGKLLR; the protein is encoded by the coding sequence ATGAACAAGCGCGTAATTACGCTCGGGGAAATCATGATGAGACTCTCCACTCCGGGCCATGAAAGATTTGTCAGCAGTAATCAATATAATATCGTGTATGGCGGCGCAGAAGCCAATGTAGCTATTTCACTGGCCAATTGGGGCATTTCCACAGCGCATGTAACAGCTTTTCCAAATAATGACATAGGAAAGGCAGCCCTCCAATATCTACGATATGCCGGACTGGATACGCAATATGTGTATTTTGAGGAAGGAAGAATGGGGCTTTATTTTGTCGAAAACGGCGCAATGCAACGCTCTTCCAAAATTATATATGACCGATTTGACTCTGTTTTTGCGAATTTTGATGGAGATAAAATCGATTGGAAAGCGGTTTTTAAAGGTGCTGACTGGTTTCACTGGACGGGTATTACGCCGGCCATTTCAGCTTCAGCTGCTAAGATTTGTACCGAAGCGGTCAATGCGGCAAGTGAACTTGGCGTCAAAATAAGTGGTGACATCAACTACAGGAGAAACCTTTGGCAGTATGGAAAGCAGCCATTGGACATCATGCCAGACTTGATTGCCAAAACCAATGTGGTCATTGCCGGTCTTACGGATTTTGAAAACTGTATGGACATCCACGAGCAGGACTATGAAGCTGCTTGTAAAAAGGCCCAAGAAAAATGTCCTTCCATCGAATACATTTCTACTACCCATAGAAATAGCATCAGCGCAAGTCACAATGGCCTTTCAGGCGTATTGTGGAATGGGCATGAGCTGTTGGAAAGCAAAAGTTACGACATGACCCATATTGTGGACCGAGTGGGAGGGGGCGATGCCTACATGGCAGGGCTCATTTATGGTTTGCTGGAAGGAGAAGACCAGGCAGCATTGGAATATGCAGTAGCCGCTTCTGTTTTAAAGCATTCTATTCCAGGTGATGCCAATTTTGTAACGGTCGATGAAGTGAGCCAGTTGGTGAAAGGTGAAAATGTAGGAAAATTATTAAGGTAG
- a CDS encoding TRAP transporter substrate-binding protein, with product MKKLSNYHRPNFLVSILLFGLLVVSFSCQGPGSKRVIKLGHGLDTKHPVHEAMLYMAKRLEEKSDGKLTMKVYPNAQLGNERELVELLQIGSLGMTKVSSAVMESFAPKIQVLSQPYLFRDNGHRERVLNGEIGKRLLNEGTQFWLKGLCFYDAGSRSFYTKDKPVESPEDLVGKKIRVMESNTAINMVNSFGGSPTPVSWGELYTALQQGIVDGAENNPPSVISSRHYEICKFYSLDEHTAVPDMLIVSTKVWDRLSEEEQNWLQEAADESAKFQYKIWAEAEEESMRQLEAEGVTITRPDKEPFRKAVEPMYEQIKQSQPEMYEIIEKIRNHE from the coding sequence ATGAAGAAGTTAAGCAATTATCATAGACCCAATTTTCTCGTTAGTATACTGCTTTTTGGTTTATTGGTCGTCTCATTTTCATGTCAAGGTCCGGGTAGCAAACGAGTGATCAAATTGGGACATGGACTGGATACCAAACACCCTGTACATGAGGCCATGCTTTACATGGCCAAAAGGCTGGAAGAGAAATCCGACGGGAAACTTACCATGAAGGTATACCCAAATGCACAATTGGGCAACGAACGGGAGTTGGTGGAGTTATTGCAAATCGGGAGTCTTGGAATGACCAAGGTATCCTCTGCAGTAATGGAAAGCTTTGCTCCAAAGATCCAAGTGCTGAGCCAACCCTACCTTTTTAGGGACAATGGTCACCGAGAGCGGGTGCTTAATGGTGAAATCGGTAAAAGGCTCCTCAATGAAGGAACCCAATTTTGGCTCAAGGGGCTGTGCTTTTACGATGCTGGATCGCGGAGTTTTTACACCAAAGATAAGCCGGTAGAAAGTCCGGAAGACTTGGTGGGCAAGAAAATCCGGGTGATGGAAAGTAATACGGCCATTAACATGGTCAATAGTTTTGGAGGATCACCAACACCGGTTTCTTGGGGAGAGCTCTATACGGCACTGCAGCAGGGAATAGTGGATGGTGCCGAAAACAATCCACCAAGTGTAATCAGTTCAAGACACTATGAGATTTGTAAGTTTTATTCATTGGACGAGCATACGGCCGTTCCGGATATGCTTATCGTGAGTACCAAAGTATGGGACAGACTTTCCGAAGAGGAACAAAACTGGCTGCAGGAAGCTGCGGATGAATCTGCTAAATTTCAGTATAAAATTTGGGCTGAAGCAGAAGAAGAGAGTATGAGGCAGTTGGAAGCAGAAGGAGTGACCATCACACGACCAGACAAAGAGCCCTTTAGAAAAGCGGTGGAGCCCATGTATGAGCAAATCAAACAATCACAGCCAGAAATGTACGAGATCATAGAAAAGATTAGGAACCATGAATAA
- a CDS encoding BamA/TamA family outer membrane protein: protein MKRNILILFLVWSFNAETVEAQETESRSGAKSGQKNGFIHRYINGLINDTSDVAQPRFLFYPTLAYAPETSWEIGLSSLYVFYANRDTTNRLSEINGFTFVTLEGQYGLWFDHAIYTDKEDWFFLGKLRFQRFPMYYYGIGPSTPSDYLAVVDSRQILIKERVLRKLKKDFYLGMELDFNNFGSVAFQPREEGTEITYPVGAEGSTNVGLGLGLVYDNRHNVLNVRDGLFSELAYIQYAPFWAGKYEFATIITDNRIYRPISKNNVLAAQLFGQFNTGDVPFNMMSALGGESMMRGYYYGRYRDNNYLTTQVELRFLPIPLGFSKRFGAAVFGGTGTVFDDFSNLSLDKVVWSAGAGLRFLLFPSKDIYTRIDAAFTKEGHGFYIYIGEAF, encoded by the coding sequence ATGAAAAGAAACATTCTCATTTTATTTTTAGTATGGAGTTTTAATGCTGAGACGGTTGAAGCTCAAGAAACTGAATCCCGTAGTGGAGCAAAGTCCGGTCAAAAAAATGGATTTATCCACCGTTATATCAACGGGTTGATAAACGACACCAGTGATGTAGCCCAGCCTCGGTTTTTATTTTACCCGACTTTGGCCTACGCTCCTGAAACCAGCTGGGAAATAGGCCTTAGCTCCTTATATGTGTTTTATGCCAATAGGGATACGACCAACCGGTTAAGTGAAATCAATGGTTTCACCTTTGTCACCTTGGAAGGGCAATATGGCTTGTGGTTTGACCATGCCATTTATACAGATAAAGAAGATTGGTTTTTCTTGGGTAAACTTCGATTTCAGCGCTTCCCAATGTACTATTACGGAATTGGGCCAAGCACACCCAGCGATTATTTGGCTGTCGTAGATTCACGTCAAATATTGATCAAGGAGCGGGTGTTACGAAAATTGAAGAAGGACTTTTACCTGGGGATGGAGTTGGACTTTAACAATTTTGGTTCAGTGGCATTTCAACCCCGAGAAGAAGGTACAGAAATCACTTATCCGGTGGGAGCAGAAGGTTCTACCAATGTTGGCCTTGGGCTCGGTTTGGTTTATGACAATAGACATAATGTACTCAATGTCCGAGATGGACTCTTCTCGGAATTGGCTTATATCCAATATGCTCCATTTTGGGCGGGTAAATATGAGTTTGCCACCATTATTACCGATAACCGAATTTACCGACCCATAAGTAAGAACAATGTCCTTGCGGCCCAGTTATTCGGGCAGTTCAATACCGGTGATGTTCCATTTAACATGATGAGTGCCCTCGGCGGAGAGAGTATGATGCGAGGCTATTACTATGGTCGTTACCGAGACAATAATTACCTCACCACCCAGGTGGAATTGCGATTCTTGCCGATACCGTTAGGCTTTTCCAAGCGGTTTGGCGCAGCAGTGTTTGGTGGCACGGGGACGGTCTTTGACGATTTCAGTAACCTTTCTCTGGATAAGGTGGTATGGTCCGCAGGGGCTGGATTGCGCTTTTTACTGTTCCCTTCCAAAGACATTTATACCCGTATCGATGCGGCCTTTACCAAAGAAGGCCATGGATTTTACATCTATATAGGCGAGGCTTTTTGA
- a CDS encoding UxaA family hydrolase: MLHKILKIHPKDNVLVALTDLKAGEQIEFEGNEITLTHDVKAKHKFAEAAFATDEDIYMYGIICGKAMNAIAKGEVLTTQNVAHKTSEFTGVRDFKPWNAPDVSKWADRTFMGYHREDGQVGTANYWLVIPLVFCENRNIEIMKNAFVEELGFAKPNKYKSFVKQMKDLYTQGKKEEIATLSVETAEQDGESRIFKNIDGIKFLTHQAGCGGIRQDSEMLCGLIAGYINNPNVAGATILSLGCQNAQPSILREKLDKINPDLKKPVIILEQQQEGTENTLLTNAIQKTFLALTDADQLERQPAPLSKLTVGLECGGSDGFSGISANPSVGHASDLVVALGGKTILSEFPELCGVEQELINRCTTDESADKFVTLMRAYAASAEAVGSGFDMNPSPGNIKDGLITDAMKSAGAAKKGGTSPIVDVLDYAEYVTKPGLNLLCTPGNDVESTTAMAGSGANVILFTTGLGTPTGNPVTPVLKVSSNHILAEKMDDIIDINTGGVISGDKTIDQMGEEILEHIIEVASGNKKAKAMTLNQDDFIPWKRGVSL; encoded by the coding sequence ATGTTACATAAAATCTTAAAGATTCACCCAAAAGATAATGTCCTGGTAGCATTAACTGACCTAAAAGCCGGTGAGCAAATTGAGTTTGAAGGAAATGAAATTACCCTGACACATGATGTCAAGGCAAAACATAAATTTGCAGAAGCGGCATTTGCTACCGACGAAGACATTTATATGTATGGCATCATCTGTGGCAAAGCCATGAATGCCATTGCTAAAGGTGAAGTATTAACAACCCAAAATGTAGCCCACAAAACATCAGAATTTACCGGAGTACGGGATTTCAAACCATGGAATGCACCCGATGTAAGCAAATGGGCCGACCGCACCTTTATGGGCTATCACCGGGAAGATGGACAAGTAGGAACTGCCAATTATTGGTTGGTTATACCGCTTGTGTTCTGTGAAAACCGGAACATCGAAATCATGAAAAATGCCTTTGTAGAGGAGTTGGGATTTGCGAAGCCCAATAAATACAAGAGCTTTGTCAAGCAAATGAAAGACCTTTACACGCAAGGTAAAAAAGAAGAAATCGCGACCCTCAGTGTGGAAACTGCAGAGCAAGATGGGGAATCGCGTATATTTAAAAACATAGATGGCATCAAATTCCTCACCCACCAAGCAGGCTGTGGCGGAATCAGACAAGATTCCGAAATGCTTTGTGGCTTGATCGCCGGATACATTAACAATCCTAACGTGGCAGGAGCGACCATCCTTAGCCTGGGTTGCCAAAATGCACAGCCATCGATCTTAAGGGAAAAACTGGACAAGATCAATCCAGACCTTAAAAAGCCTGTCATTATCTTGGAGCAACAACAAGAAGGAACAGAAAACACCCTTCTCACCAATGCTATCCAAAAAACCTTCCTTGCCCTCACCGATGCAGATCAATTGGAGCGACAACCTGCGCCTTTGAGCAAGCTTACCGTAGGGCTTGAATGTGGTGGATCTGATGGCTTCTCTGGCATTTCGGCCAATCCTTCCGTAGGCCATGCTTCTGACTTGGTGGTAGCACTTGGCGGAAAAACCATCCTTTCCGAATTTCCGGAGCTGTGTGGGGTAGAGCAAGAATTGATCAACCGCTGTACGACCGATGAGTCCGCTGACAAATTCGTGACGTTAATGAGAGCTTACGCCGCTTCCGCAGAAGCAGTAGGTTCAGGTTTTGACATGAACCCAAGTCCTGGAAACATTAAGGACGGCCTGATCACGGATGCAATGAAATCTGCAGGAGCTGCTAAAAAAGGAGGTACCTCTCCTATTGTAGACGTGTTGGATTATGCAGAATATGTCACCAAACCCGGCCTTAATTTACTATGTACTCCAGGCAATGATGTGGAGAGCACCACTGCTATGGCTGGATCTGGAGCTAACGTCATCCTCTTCACCACCGGCTTGGGCACGCCCACCGGAAATCCTGTAACCCCAGTGTTAAAAGTTTCTTCCAATCATATTTTGGCAGAAAAGATGGATGATATCATTGATATCAATACCGGCGGGGTAATTTCAGGTGACAAAACCATCGATCAGATGGGCGAAGAAATTCTTGAGCACATCATTGAAGTGGCCAGTGGCAACAAAAAGGCCAAAGCCATGACGTTAAATCAGGATGACTTCATCCCTTGGAAAAGAGGCGTTTCGTTGTAA
- a CDS encoding DUF6660 family protein: MKILQVILSYYLLILLVIPCADDTSVTRADSTETVVVAMDGHHSQHADEDHCSPLCVCHCCHIHYVVGDRPQVSFIRQFTANHSIASSDGKGMHAFDFLKPPKDLIS, translated from the coding sequence ATGAAAATACTTCAAGTCATATTGAGTTATTACTTGCTGATATTACTGGTGATTCCCTGTGCGGATGATACTTCAGTGACACGGGCAGACTCGACAGAAACTGTGGTGGTGGCGATGGATGGGCACCACTCCCAGCACGCTGACGAAGATCATTGTTCCCCTTTGTGTGTTTGTCACTGTTGCCATATTCATTATGTAGTAGGGGATAGGCCCCAAGTTTCTTTTATTCGGCAATTTACAGCCAATCATTCCATAGCTTCCAGTGATGGTAAAGGAATGCATGCTTTTGACTTTTTAAAGCCTCCAAAAGATCTCATATCATAA
- a CDS encoding bifunctional 4-hydroxy-2-oxoglutarate aldolase/2-dehydro-3-deoxy-phosphogluconate aldolase, translating into MKFSNSEIIEAMEKTGMIPVFNHSDLEVAKNVMDASYNGGVRVFEFTNRGENALEVFRELKAYSSRHKGLMLGIGTIFTPKEVEDFIEAGADFIVSPALIPNVAVTATRNDTLWIPGCGTVTEIFNAREMGAQVIKAFPGNVLGPSFISAVKAVLPSLKIMPTGGVEPTEENLGQWFKAGVTCVGMGSQLFKKDWIKQKKFDALEKQISEALDTIQRIRNSQ; encoded by the coding sequence ATGAAATTTAGCAATAGTGAGATCATTGAAGCGATGGAAAAAACGGGGATGATCCCGGTTTTTAACCACAGTGATCTGGAAGTAGCCAAAAATGTAATGGACGCGTCTTATAATGGAGGGGTGCGTGTTTTCGAATTTACAAACAGAGGGGAGAATGCATTGGAAGTCTTTAGAGAACTGAAGGCTTATTCCAGTAGGCATAAAGGCCTCATGTTAGGGATAGGCACTATTTTTACCCCAAAAGAAGTGGAAGACTTTATAGAGGCAGGTGCTGATTTTATCGTTTCACCTGCCCTTATCCCCAACGTCGCCGTGACGGCTACCAGAAACGATACCCTTTGGATTCCGGGTTGTGGTACGGTGACTGAGATTTTTAACGCACGGGAAATGGGAGCTCAAGTCATCAAAGCTTTTCCAGGAAATGTGCTTGGGCCGTCCTTTATTTCAGCTGTTAAAGCTGTTCTTCCTTCCCTAAAGATAATGCCTACGGGAGGAGTGGAACCTACAGAAGAGAATTTGGGCCAATGGTTCAAAGCAGGTGTGACCTGTGTGGGCATGGGATCACAGCTATTTAAAAAAGATTGGATCAAACAAAAGAAATTCGATGCGCTCGAAAAACAAATTTCGGAGGCGTTGGATACCATTCAGAGGATTAGAAATAGCCAGTAA
- a CDS encoding response regulator, whose translation MAKILILEKDQSLSDNMQEILELEGHELKEIDSVNDLKDGFCAFKPDLFILSAFLERYASGPELVNLLRKYHQIPVMFVSDVYSQVRFEAEIEAISNTIILKKPFKAKTLVQKVKEALVLAGKSV comes from the coding sequence ATGGCCAAAATTTTAATCCTGGAAAAGGATCAAAGTTTATCCGATAATATGCAGGAAATCCTTGAATTGGAGGGGCATGAATTAAAGGAAATCGACAGTGTAAACGACCTTAAGGACGGTTTTTGTGCATTCAAACCGGATCTATTTATCCTTAGCGCTTTTCTGGAACGCTACGCTTCTGGGCCTGAATTGGTGAACCTCCTGCGAAAGTACCATCAAATTCCAGTGATGTTTGTTTCGGATGTATATTCTCAGGTAAGGTTTGAAGCAGAGATTGAAGCTATTTCAAACACCATAATTTTGAAAAAACCTTTTAAAGCCAAAACCTTGGTACAGAAGGTCAAGGAAGCGTTGGTTTTAGCAGGAAAATCTGTATAA
- a CDS encoding TRAP transporter small permease, which yields MNNQSNSLKNRINHNVGYALMFIMALMVINVTWQVLSRYVFQSPSSFTDELARFLLIWLGMLGAAYVAGHNEHLAIDILPSKLKGKAKNNLMIFIHVIIIAFSVPVMIFGGSNLVYITYILGQKSTTLQIPLAYVYTIIPISGVLILIYQVADIKLLLQQNPKS from the coding sequence ATGAATAACCAAAGTAACTCACTCAAAAACCGGATAAATCATAATGTGGGGTATGCATTGATGTTCATCATGGCGCTTATGGTGATCAATGTGACTTGGCAAGTACTTTCCCGTTATGTGTTTCAATCACCCAGTTCATTTACGGACGAACTAGCAAGGTTTTTATTAATTTGGCTTGGCATGTTGGGTGCGGCCTATGTGGCGGGACATAACGAGCACTTGGCCATCGATATCCTACCTTCCAAACTTAAGGGAAAAGCCAAAAACAATTTGATGATCTTCATCCATGTTATCATCATTGCCTTTTCTGTTCCTGTGATGATTTTTGGTGGTAGCAACTTGGTATATATTACTTATATTTTAGGGCAAAAATCCACTACGTTACAGATACCTTTGGCGTATGTATACACCATCATTCCAATTAGTGGGGTTTTGATTCTTATCTATCAAGTGGCCGACATCAAACTCCTTCTTCAACAAAACCCAAAATCATAA